A single window of Nasonia vitripennis strain AsymCx chromosome 4, Nvit_psr_1.1, whole genome shotgun sequence DNA harbors:
- the LOC107981181 gene encoding uncharacterized protein LOC107981181, with product MVRNFVSAILIVQEITFLTGIIIKGTSESPLKTLLINLNSSENLNRNLKNTLEPGSIKYDSIKNNYFLNSIHHRNPIKIISPTIVTTNAKYHTANLSKNVLRRNLVLEGLKLSDTIKPIYETEYKKDIYTPLIHNFTDYIYNRPYYDKLTSLKGDFMTMPAYHSSQELTNAVLSLDRYLKPLLNEGSYNSAVHQPINPVLALVLSRYGKYIAGRLSPAIHSYMAVNNIHNNKPFGQYKYENDDDNVYTK from the exons atgGTTCGCAACTTTGTTAGTGCAATTTTGATC GTGCAGGAGATTACTTTCCTAACAGGAATTATAATTAAGGGCACTTCTGAATCACCTCTAAAGACGTTATTGATAAATTTGAATTCATCAGAAAATTTAAAtcgtaatttgaaaaatacactagAACCCGGATCTATTAAGTATGACTCAATCAAAAACAATTACTTTTTGAATTCTATACATCACAGGAATCCAATCAAAATTATATCTCCTACAAT AGTTACTACTAATGCAAAATATCACACAGCTAatctttcaaaaaatgttttaagaaGAAATCTGGTATTAGAAGGGTTAAAATTATCTGATACTATTAAACCCATTTATGAAACagaatataaaaaagataTCTATACACCActtattcataattttactgattatatttataatcgaCCTTATTATGACAAACTAACATCATTGAAGGGTGATTTTATGACAATGCCAGCTTATCATTCATCTCAAGAACTAACTAATGCTGTATTATCTTTAGATAGATATCTAAAACCTTTGTTGAACGAAGGAAGTTATAATAGCGCTGTTCATCAACCAATAAATCCAGTTTTGGCTTTAGTTCTCTCTCGATATGGTAAGTATATTGCAGGAAGATTAAGCCCTGCTATACATTCGTACATGGCagtaaataatattcataataataAACCGTTTGGACAGTACAAATATGaaaatgatgatgataatgtgtatacaaaataa